The Gloeocapsa sp. DLM2.Bin57 sequence CAACATTCATTACTATGAGTGGCTTGAAATCGAACAGCAGGGGTTGATTGTGTCAGGGAATCAAGATCATAGTCCCAAGTTTTAAGGTAATGATTGATGGTACTTTTGTTGAGCAATCCTGGACTGGGTTTGAGATAGCCGTATGGTGTTTCCATTCCCTCCGTTTCGAGGATTTCTATGGCTCTAACTGTGGATAGATGGCGTCCTTTCTTATTGAGACTACGGATTTTCATGGCAGCGATAATTTCGCAGTATCTTTCCATCTCTAAGGGGCTGATTTTTCGGGATTTGCCTCGGTCATTTCGATGGATACTTTTGGGTTTGGCTCTTTCTCTTAAGGAGCGATAGACGGTATCTTTGGAAACCCCATAAGTAATTGCTGTTTCTTCAATTAATTTCTTTCTTTCACTTGCTCTCGGGGGCAGGTTTTCTAACCTTTGTCGCAGAGAGATTATGGCTTCTGGAGGGATTTGCTTCCGTTTCATTGAGCTTTATTGACCTCTTCTATGTAGCTATAGAGGGTTGGCTTGGAAATTCCCATCATCTGACAGATTTCGTCAATTGTGTACTGTTTTTCACTGTAGAGTTTTACTGCTAGTTGACGTTTTGAGGGGTCTAAAGCTTTTGGTCTTCCTCCTAACCGACCTCTAGCGCGGGCTGCTTTTAATCCGGCTTGTGTTCTCTCTCTAATTAAATTCCTTTCAAATTCGGCTAAGGCTCCAAATATGTGAAAAATTAATTTACCTTCACTGGTGTGAGTAGCTAGAGATTCTTGGATACTATGGAGTTCTATATCCCTTTTTTCTAAGTCTTCAACAATTCCTATTAGGTCTTTGAGCGATCGCCCTAAGCGATCTAACCTCCACACTACTAAGATATCTCCTGCTTTCGCTTTAGATAAAGCTTTCTGTAACCCTGGTCTAGCTGCTTTTGCTCCACTAATGTGGTCTTCATAAATTTTGGTACAACCCTCAAGGAGCAAAGCATCACGTTGCAGGTCTAGATTTTGGTCATCAGTAGAAACACGAGCATAACCTATTAGCACTTGATTAGTTGAAGTAAAGAAACTTGATAAACCAATTATATCTTAACTTTGATAATTTTACTCAGTTTTTTGCCACTAAAAA is a genomic window containing:
- a CDS encoding recombinase family protein, with translation MLIGYARVSTDDQNLDLQRDALLLEGCTKIYEDHISGAKAARPGLQKALSKAKAGDILVVWRLDRLGRSLKDLIGIVEDLEKRDIELHSIQESLATHTSEGKLIFHIFGALAEFERNLIRERTQAGLKAARARGRLGGRPKALDPSKRQLAVKLYSEKQYTIDEICQMMGISKPTLYSYIEEVNKAQ